A single window of Ferrimicrobium acidiphilum DSM 19497 DNA harbors:
- a CDS encoding methionyl-tRNA formyltransferase, which translates to MRIAFFGTGAVSVAYLETLLDAGFEVTAVVTKRPKRRSRNGRVEPTAVAALGERRGLKVLTALADLDLLDFELGIVVSYGRILPDQLVNTHPFLNVHYSLLPSFRGAAPVERSVLAGGVAAGVTLMRLVAEMDAGPIYESVPVAIEDFDLSTAYERLTTAGCALMRDWLARDDDWITTAAHPQVGTPTYAPKIVDADLIIRSYESALQGYRRHLLGRAYFYCDSKRVRLLRAHVDEADSSFPLGSIVDGKIQTARGMLVPELVRPEGRSTMSFADFLRGSRVTAIGTSPG; encoded by the coding sequence GTGCGCATCGCCTTTTTCGGCACCGGTGCGGTGTCGGTCGCCTATCTCGAGACTCTCCTCGATGCTGGTTTTGAGGTGACAGCAGTCGTCACCAAGCGACCGAAACGTCGATCTCGTAACGGGAGGGTCGAGCCGACGGCGGTAGCAGCGCTAGGTGAACGCCGAGGACTGAAGGTATTGACGGCGCTCGCCGATCTTGATTTGCTCGATTTCGAGCTAGGGATTGTCGTCTCCTATGGTCGGATACTCCCTGATCAGCTTGTGAATACTCACCCCTTTTTGAATGTCCATTACTCACTGCTTCCCTCATTCCGAGGGGCTGCCCCGGTCGAGCGCTCGGTACTCGCTGGTGGTGTGGCGGCCGGAGTGACGCTGATGCGCCTCGTTGCAGAGATGGATGCTGGCCCGATCTATGAGAGCGTTCCGGTCGCAATCGAGGACTTCGACCTGAGCACGGCCTATGAGCGACTCACGACCGCTGGTTGTGCGCTCATGCGCGATTGGCTAGCTCGTGATGACGACTGGATCACAACCGCCGCTCATCCTCAAGTAGGTACTCCAACCTATGCTCCAAAGATCGTCGACGCTGATCTGATCATCAGGAGCTATGAGTCCGCGTTGCAGGGCTATCGACGTCATCTGCTTGGACGCGCATACTTCTACTGTGACTCGAAGAGAGTTCGCTTGCTTCGCGCTCATGTCGACGAGGCCGATTCAAGCTTCCCTCTTGGCTCTATCGTGGACGGTAAGATCCAGACCGCTAGGGGGATGTTGGTGCCTGAGCTCGTGCGACCCGAGGGTCGTTCCACTATGAGCTTTGCTGACTTTCTTCGCGGTTCCCGGGTGACGGCGATCGGCACCTCCCCTGGGTAG
- the speB gene encoding agmatinase translates to MEPIGPRNSLEEPRFSNSTTFARLPTLAEVGSAGIAIVGAPFDAGVSYRPGARFGPLAIRTGSQLLRPYDPAMDLFPFGKVQVADAGDMGINPFSIDEAIATIETRASELATHADRIITIGGDHTIALPLLRALTKRTGPVALIHFDAHLDTWDTYFGAPYTHGTPFRRAFEDGLLLEDRSFHVGTRGPLYGSADLEDDARFGFQIITSDDLVDASIGDIATRIKTRVGQAPVYLSIDIDVIDPSAAPGTGTPEAGGPSSREVLKLLRQLRGINLVGADLVEVSPSYDHAEITAIAASHVIYTMIGLMTASIGS, encoded by the coding sequence ATGGAACCCATCGGACCACGCAACTCGCTCGAGGAGCCACGCTTCTCAAACTCGACTACGTTCGCCCGTCTCCCTACGCTGGCCGAGGTCGGCAGCGCTGGGATCGCGATCGTTGGCGCCCCCTTCGATGCCGGTGTCTCTTATCGACCCGGTGCTCGCTTTGGTCCGCTAGCCATCCGCACCGGCTCACAACTACTTCGTCCCTACGACCCAGCCATGGATCTCTTCCCCTTCGGCAAGGTGCAGGTAGCTGACGCCGGCGACATGGGCATCAACCCGTTCTCCATCGATGAGGCGATTGCGACTATCGAGACAAGAGCGAGCGAACTCGCAACCCATGCCGATCGAATCATCACCATTGGTGGCGACCACACCATCGCACTGCCGTTGCTTAGAGCGCTCACCAAGAGGACGGGACCGGTGGCGTTGATCCATTTTGACGCCCATCTCGACACTTGGGATACTTATTTTGGTGCCCCTTATACCCATGGAACCCCGTTTAGGCGTGCCTTTGAAGATGGCCTACTGCTCGAGGATCGCAGCTTTCATGTCGGCACTAGAGGACCGCTCTATGGATCAGCAGATCTCGAAGACGACGCTCGGTTTGGCTTTCAGATCATCACCTCCGATGATCTCGTCGACGCCTCCATCGGTGACATTGCCACCCGGATCAAGACGAGAGTTGGTCAGGCGCCGGTCTACCTCTCCATCGATATAGACGTCATCGACCCCAGCGCTGCGCCCGGAACCGGCACACCGGAGGCTGGCGGGCCAAGCTCTCGGGAGGTGCTAAAGCTCCTTCGCCAGCTCAGAGGGATCAACCTGGTCGGTGCCGACCTTGTCGAGGTCTCACCAAGCTACGACCATGCAGAGATCACGGCGATCGCAGCGAGCCACGTCATCTACACCATGATCGGACTCATGACCGCCTCTATCGGTTCATAG
- the def gene encoding peptide deformylase, with product MAILAIRTIGDQVLANRSTEIETFDAALQRLIDDMFETMYDAPGVGLAGPQVGVPKRIFVYDAGDGPEVFINPELVVADGEWVYEEGCLSVPSYWWEIRRPGHVVMRGLNRDGKPQQVEGEELLGRVLQHEFDHLEGRLLIERLTDEERRVFRRSMREKLIDS from the coding sequence GTGGCAATCCTCGCTATCCGAACTATCGGCGATCAGGTTCTCGCAAACCGATCGACCGAGATTGAAACTTTTGATGCAGCCTTACAGAGGCTGATAGACGATATGTTTGAGACCATGTACGACGCCCCTGGCGTTGGCCTTGCCGGTCCGCAGGTTGGAGTACCAAAGCGCATTTTCGTCTATGACGCTGGTGATGGACCCGAGGTTTTCATCAACCCAGAGCTCGTCGTCGCCGATGGCGAGTGGGTGTATGAAGAGGGGTGCCTTTCAGTTCCTAGTTACTGGTGGGAGATCCGTCGGCCAGGACACGTGGTGATGCGCGGTCTCAATCGCGATGGCAAGCCCCAACAGGTCGAGGGTGAGGAGTTGTTGGGGAGGGTTCTCCAACACGAGTTCGATCATCTGGAGGGAAGACTCCTGATAGAGCGGCTGACTGACGAGGAGCGTAGGGTCTTTAGGCGTAGCATGCGAGAGAAGTTGATCGACTCATAG